Proteins co-encoded in one Neofelis nebulosa isolate mNeoNeb1 chromosome 2, mNeoNeb1.pri, whole genome shotgun sequence genomic window:
- the LOC131497618 gene encoding receptor-type tyrosine-protein phosphatase-like N → MQQRARRARGARGPAGMRLMLCFLLLSSCPGGWDAVSPHGCLFARRLCSYLEVCAKEGQPQVGMQPPRSRQGVVKLVFRYWQDVLQWLMPQGLFWKDDVTQDVKTQKMEHMPRLHASETYMRDG, encoded by the exons ATGCAGCAGCGGGCGCGGCGGGCGCGGGGGGCCCGGGGACCTGCGGGGATGCGTCTGATGCTTTGCTTCCTGCTGTTGAGCAGCTGCCCTGGGGGCTGGGACGCCGTTAGTCCCCACG GCTGTCTCTTTGCCCGAAGACTCTGCTCTTACCTGGAAGTCTGTGCCAAGG AGGGACAGCCCCAGGTGGGCATGCAGCCACCCAGGTCCCGGCAAGGAGTCGTCAAGCTGGTCTTCCGATACTGGCAAGATGTGCTTCAGTGGCTCATGCCTCAAG gACTGTTCTGGAAAGATGATGTCACTCAAGATGTAAAGACCCAGAAGATGGAGCACATGCCCAGGCTCCACGCCTCAGAGACCTACATGAGGGATGGGTAG